The following proteins are encoded in a genomic region of Enoplosus armatus isolate fEnoArm2 chromosome 11, fEnoArm2.hap1, whole genome shotgun sequence:
- the LOC139292497 gene encoding NAD(P)H dehydrogenase [quinone] 1-like, which yields VLAAKKVLIVYAHQSSGSFNAAAKNAAVEVLTAKGCTVEVSDLYAMKFTATATAEDITGEVKNANHFRYAEETKLAWEAGKLSADITEEQRKLTEADLIIFQFPMYWFTLPAIMKGWIDRVLTLGFAYSQEKRYSQGIFKDKKAVLSFTTGSHESMFSSNGINGDMNVTLWPLQNGILHYCGFQVLAPQIFWAPSHVPSEARSTMLEGWRTRLQGLLGEEQLSFTPLDCFDGEKGFQLKPEVREKHATKEFGLTVGIHLGKPLPPNNQMKAGV from the exons GTTTTGGCAGCAAAGAAAGTGTTGATTGTGTATGCCCACCAGAGCTCTGGCTCATTCAACGCTGCAGCCAAAAATGCTGCTGTGGAAGTTTTGACAGCTAAGGGCTGCACAGTAGAAGTATCTGACCTGTATGCCATGAAGTTTACGGCCACTGCTACTGCTGAGGACATCACTG GTGAAGTTAAGAATGCCAATCACTTCCGTTATGCAGAGGAGACCAAACTGGCATGGGAGGCAGGAAAACTGTCTGCTGACATCACTGAAGAACAACGTAAACTCACTGAGGCAGATCTCATCATCTTTCAG TTCCCGATGTACTGGTTCACTCTTCCTGCTATCATGAAGGGCTGGATAGACAGGGTGCTCACACTGGGCTTTGCCTACTCACAAGAGAAGCGATACAGCCAGGGAATCTTCAAG GACAAGAAAGCCGTGCTGTCCTTCACCACTGGGTCTCATGAGTCCATGTTCAGTTCAAATGGGATTAATGGAGACATGAATGTCACACTGTGGCCACTGCAG AATGGCATCCTGCACTACTGTGGATTCCAGGTTCTGGCCCCTCAGATCTTCTGGGCCCCATCTCATGTTCCCTCTGAGGCACGCAGCACCATGCTCGAAGGCTGGCGTACACGACTGCAAGGCCTTCTAGGAGAAGAACAACTTTCCTTCACTCCTTTGGACTGCTTCGATGGGGAGAAGGGTTTCCAGCTGAAGCCTGAGGTCCGTGAGAAACATGCCACCAAGGAGTTTGGACTGACCGTGGGGATCCACCTGGGCAAGCCTCTACCACCCAACAACCAGATGAAAGCTGGAGTCTGA
- the LOC139292605 gene encoding atypical chemokine receptor 3-like, with translation MSLSTSELEDLWESWGDLNFSEAFSNISNVDAMVCATAFNRSALLYSMCVLYTFIFIIGLAANALVLWVNIRAQRDSTPRHETHMYIAHLAVADLCVCATLPVWVSSLAQHGHWPFSEVACKLTHLLFSVNLFSSIFFLACMSVDRYLSVTKHGDNEGGVRRKLIRRGACVGVWLLALVASLPDTYFLRTVKSTHGDTMLCRPVYPEENPREWMVGVQLSFILLGFVLPFPVIAVFYALLARAFARSSSSSLSSTVEQERRVSRRVILAYIVVFLGCWGPYHGVLLVDALSQLGLVPLTCGLENVIYVALHLTQCLSLLHCCFNPILYNFINRNYRYDLMKAFIFKYSTRTGLARLIEASNMSETEYSAVAVENPPQI, from the coding sequence ATGAGTCTGAGCACCAGTGAGCTGGAGGACCTGTGGGAGTCGTGGGGGGACCTCAACTTCTCTGAAGCCTTCAGCAACATATCGAATGTGGATGCAATGGTGTGTGCCACAGCGTTCAACCGCAGCGCTCTGCTCTACTCCATGTGTGTCCTCTAcactttcatcttcatcatcggTCTGGCGGCTAATGCTCTGGTCCTCTGGGTAAACATACGTGCACAAAGAGACTCCACCCCTCGCCAtgagacacacatgtacatcgCCCACCTGGCAGTCGCAGACCTGTGCGTGTGCGCCACCCTGCCCGTGTGGGTGAGCTCGCTGGCCCAGCATGGTCACTGGCCCTTCAGTGAGGTGGCGTGTAAACTCACACACCTGCTGTTCTCCGTCAACCTCTTCAGCAGCATCTTCTTCCTGGCCTGTATGAGCGTGGACCGCTACCTAAGCGTGACAAAGCACGGAGACAACGAGGGAGGCGTGCGCAGGAAGCTAATCCGCCGTGGAGCGTGTGTCGGGGTGTGGCTTCTGGCTCTGGTCGCCTCCCTGCCGGACACCTACTTCCTGCGCACAGTGAAATCAACACATGGTGACACCATGCTGTGCAGGCCTGTGTACCCAGAGGAAAACCCCAGGGAGTGGATGGTGGGCGTGCAGCTGAGCTTCATCCTGCTGGGCTTTGTTCTCCCCTTCCCTGTCATTGCAGTGTTTTACGCACTGCTAGCCAGAGCTTTCGCccgctcctcttcttcttcattgtcTTCCACAGTGGAGCAGGAGCGACGTGTGAGCCGCAGGGTGATCCTGGCCTACATTGTGGTGTTTCTGGGCTGCTGGGGGCCATACCACGGCGTCCTCCTGGTTGATGCCCTGTCTCAGCTGGGCCTGGTGCCTCTGACCTGTGGCCTGGAGAATGTGATCTACGTGGCCTTACATCTCACCCAGTGCCTGTCTTTGCTCCACTGCTGTTTCAACCCCATCCTCTACAACTTCATCAACAGAAACTACCGCTACGACCTCATGAAGGCCTTCATCTTTAAATACTCCACGAGGACGGGTTTGGCGCGCCTCATCGAGGCTTCCAACATGTCTGAGACTGAGTACTCTGCTGTAGCTGTAGAAAACCCACCGCAGATCTGA